Proteins encoded by one window of Ignavibacteriota bacterium:
- a CDS encoding SDR family oxidoreductase codes for MNKKSFNEINAVISGGNKGIGLAVAKSLLNAGARVFSLGRSEFAAFHQNFTHISCDITNFSRTKAVIDEIKSRYELNMLVNNAGLADFCNFASSNSESNYNMVNLNLSSAISLTHNLLGDMLKNQFGIIVNISSIAAIENFADCSVYNATKAGLLSFSRSLRKEVRGKGIKILDFLPGATLTDIWDKDFAASYGSKMMLPEEIAEIIFENIKLSLNPRLMIEEVIITPQAGSL; via the coding sequence ATGAATAAAAAATCTTTTAACGAAATTAATGCTGTGATAAGTGGCGGAAATAAAGGAATTGGGCTTGCCGTTGCAAAATCATTGTTAAATGCCGGTGCGAGAGTGTTTTCATTAGGTCGGAGTGAATTTGCGGCATTCCATCAAAATTTTACTCATATCAGTTGCGATATTACAAATTTTAGCAGGACAAAAGCTGTAATTGATGAAATTAAAAGCCGGTATGAATTAAATATGCTTGTAAATAACGCCGGTTTGGCTGATTTTTGTAATTTTGCAAGTTCTAATTCTGAAAGTAATTACAATATGGTAAATTTGAATTTATCATCAGCTATTTCACTTACTCATAATTTATTAGGAGATATGCTAAAAAATCAATTTGGAATAATTGTTAACATTTCTTCAATAGCAGCAATAGAAAATTTTGCAGATTGCAGCGTATATAATGCTACAAAAGCGGGACTTCTTTCATTTTCACGTTCACTTCGAAAGGAAGTTCGTGGAAAAGGAATCAAAATTTTAGACTTTCTACCCGGCGCTACACTGACTGATATTTGGGATAAAGATTTCGCTGCTTCTTATGGCAGCAAAATGATGCTACCGGAAGAAATTGCTGAAATAATTTTTGAAAACATAAAGTTATCACTAAATCCCCGGCTTATGATTGAGGAAGTAATCATCACACCACAAGCAGGAAGTTTGTAG